In the Sphingomonas sp. LM7 genome, one interval contains:
- the gmk gene encoding guanylate kinase: MPHRTENDPHKFRRRGVLFVLSSPSGAGKSTIARKLLKADSFLEMSVSYTTRPIRPGEVDGVDYHFVDLEKFREMVSNNEFLEWAHVFDHRYGTPREGVNKILASGRDVLFDIDWQGAQQLFQLAGGDVVRAFILPPSLKILHERLLKRATDSVEVIDARMARATAEVSHWDGYDYVLVNDEVEQCFESVHTVIKAERLRRSRQTGLIGFIRGLNK; encoded by the coding sequence ATGCCCCATCGCACCGAGAACGATCCGCACAAATTCCGCCGCCGCGGCGTCCTCTTCGTGCTGTCCTCGCCGTCGGGGGCAGGCAAGTCGACTATCGCGCGCAAGCTGCTGAAGGCGGACTCGTTCCTCGAAATGTCGGTGTCGTACACTACCCGGCCGATCCGCCCGGGCGAAGTCGATGGCGTCGACTATCATTTCGTCGACCTCGAGAAATTCCGCGAGATGGTGTCGAACAACGAGTTCCTCGAATGGGCGCACGTGTTCGACCATCGCTACGGCACCCCGCGCGAGGGGGTGAACAAGATCCTCGCCTCGGGCCGCGACGTGCTGTTCGACATCGACTGGCAGGGCGCGCAGCAGCTGTTCCAGCTCGCCGGCGGCGACGTGGTCCGCGCGTTCATCCTGCCGCCGTCGCTCAAGATCCTGCACGAGCGGCTGCTCAAGCGCGCCACCGACTCGGTCGAAGTGATCGACGCCCGCATGGCCCGCGCCACCGCCGAGGTCAGTCACTGGGACGGCTATGACTATGTGCTGGTCAACGACGAAGTCGAGCAGTGCTTCGAGTCGGTCCACACCGTGATCAAGGCCGAACGCCTGCGCCGCTCGCGCCAGACCGGGCTGATCGGGTTCATCCGCGGGCTGAATAAGTAG
- a CDS encoding histidine triad nucleotide-binding protein produces the protein MPIDATQPYDDQNIFAKILRGEIPSKAVYEDDHALAFHDINPQAPQHILVIPKGPYVSWDDFAAKASDAEIAGFVRAVGHVAREAGLVAPGYRLLANTGINAHQEVPHLHVHLFAGRQLGPMLTR, from the coding sequence ATGCCGATTGACGCCACCCAGCCCTATGACGATCAGAACATCTTCGCGAAGATCCTGCGCGGCGAGATCCCGTCAAAGGCCGTCTATGAAGACGATCACGCGCTCGCCTTCCACGACATCAATCCACAGGCGCCGCAACACATATTGGTGATCCCCAAGGGCCCTTATGTCAGCTGGGACGATTTCGCCGCCAAGGCGTCCGACGCCGAGATCGCAGGCTTCGTCCGCGCCGTCGGCCATGTTGCGCGCGAAGCGGGGCTGGTCGCCCCCGGCTATCGGCTGCTCGCCAATACCGGCATCAACGCGCACCAGGAGGTGCCGCACCTCCACGTCCATCTCTTTGCCGGGCGGCAGCTGGGTCCGATGCTGACGCGCTGA
- a CDS encoding YciI family protein, whose protein sequence is MIIVLLRYTGDVTPHRDAHVAWLRTALAEGRLITAGRQPETGGVLIARGDRSEIEAWAAQDPYRLAGVAENDFVEFTPSMAAPGLESLLP, encoded by the coding sequence ATGATCATCGTGCTCCTCCGCTACACCGGCGACGTCACGCCGCACCGCGATGCGCATGTCGCCTGGCTGCGCACTGCGCTGGCCGAGGGCCGGCTGATCACCGCCGGCCGCCAGCCCGAAACCGGCGGCGTGCTGATCGCGCGCGGCGATCGGAGCGAAATCGAGGCATGGGCGGCGCAGGATCCGTACCGGCTCGCCGGCGTGGCCGAGAACGACTTCGTCGAGTTCACCCCGAGCATGGCTGCGCCGGGGCTGGAATCGCTGCTTCCGTGA
- a CDS encoding phosphoribosyl-ATP diphosphatase, with amino-acid sequence MADSLDALEAVIRERRAGDPDSSYVARLTARGRAKIAQKLGEEAVETVIAAIEDDKAGMVSEAADLVFHLAILLADAGLSLDDVRAELARRQGVSGIDEKASRHAD; translated from the coding sequence ATGGCAGATAGTCTCGACGCCCTCGAAGCCGTGATCCGCGAACGCCGCGCCGGCGATCCGGATAGCTCCTATGTCGCCAGGCTGACCGCCCGCGGCCGCGCCAAGATCGCCCAAAAGCTCGGCGAGGAAGCCGTCGAGACGGTGATCGCGGCGATCGAGGACGACAAGGCCGGGATGGTCAGCGAAGCCGCCGACCTGGTCTTCCATCTCGCCATTCTCCTCGCCGACGCCGGGCTCAGCCTCGACGACGTCCGCGCCGAACTCGCCCGCCGCCAAGGCGTGTCGGGCATCGATGAAAAGGCCAGCCGACATGCCGATTGA
- the hisH gene encoding imidazole glycerol phosphate synthase subunit HisH — translation MSVALIDYGAGNLHSVHNALKAAGAEGLVITADPGAVAKADRIVLPGVGAFGACAAGLRGIDGMIAALEQRVLKDGAPFLGVCVGMQLMATTGEELGTHAGLGWIPGVVRQLPPSPSVRVPHMGWNDVIPAAEHPLIEAGEAYFLHSFAFEGDAVLATTEHGGPVTAAIGRDNLAGVQFHPEKSQRFGLALLERFLAWRP, via the coding sequence GTGAGCGTCGCGCTGATCGATTACGGCGCGGGCAATCTCCACTCGGTCCACAATGCGCTCAAGGCTGCAGGCGCCGAAGGACTCGTCATCACCGCCGATCCGGGAGCAGTCGCGAAGGCCGATCGCATCGTATTGCCCGGCGTCGGCGCATTCGGCGCCTGCGCGGCGGGGCTGCGTGGCATCGACGGCATGATCGCGGCGCTGGAGCAGCGCGTGCTGAAGGATGGTGCGCCCTTCCTCGGCGTGTGTGTCGGCATGCAATTGATGGCCACCACCGGCGAAGAACTCGGCACGCATGCCGGGTTAGGCTGGATCCCGGGCGTCGTGCGCCAGCTGCCGCCCTCCCCCAGCGTCCGCGTGCCGCATATGGGCTGGAACGATGTGATCCCCGCCGCCGAGCACCCGCTGATCGAAGCCGGCGAGGCCTATTTCCTCCACAGCTTCGCCTTCGAAGGCGATGCCGTGCTGGCGACCACCGAGCATGGCGGCCCGGTCACCGCCGCGATCGGCCGCGACAACCTGGCCGGCGTCCAGTTCCACCCCGAAAAGAGCCAGCGCTTTGGGCTGGCGCTGCTGGAGAGATTCCTCGCATGGCGTCCTTGA
- a CDS encoding L,D-transpeptidase, which translates to MKRSAILLSFLIAAAAIATPALAQGSKASSAVELARAADRLKPGEWVWAPQVAPKGPVLVYVDLSAQRATVYRNGVRIAVSTVSSGKPGHETPTGVFTILQKDAKHRSSKYSSAPMPYMQRLTWDGVALHAGGLPGYPESHGCVHLPYSFAQAVFGITGLGATVVVQGDAADHVRTSDASLLAPFDARGTPLADRQLDGEEYRWQPDLAPAGPLTIIVSKSDQRIVVLRGGIEIGRAAAHIDDDDPGSHVITLAAAPDGSPRWIYVGLPGHEEEAGRAIDESVLNKVRMPRAFYRSVRGALARGTTILVTQSRVGASPGRKITIMDAVNPTP; encoded by the coding sequence ATGAAGCGATCGGCCATCCTGCTTTCCTTCCTGATCGCTGCCGCGGCGATCGCCACGCCCGCTCTCGCCCAGGGATCCAAAGCCAGCTCCGCAGTCGAACTGGCGCGCGCGGCGGACCGGCTCAAGCCTGGCGAATGGGTGTGGGCGCCGCAAGTCGCGCCCAAGGGGCCGGTGCTCGTCTATGTCGATCTCTCCGCCCAGCGCGCGACGGTCTATCGCAACGGCGTGCGGATCGCAGTGAGCACGGTCTCCTCGGGCAAGCCCGGCCATGAGACGCCGACCGGGGTGTTCACCATCCTCCAGAAGGACGCCAAACACCGTTCGAGCAAATATAGCAGCGCGCCGATGCCCTATATGCAGCGGCTGACCTGGGACGGCGTCGCGCTCCATGCCGGCGGATTGCCCGGCTATCCCGAAAGCCATGGCTGCGTGCACTTGCCTTACAGTTTTGCCCAGGCAGTGTTCGGGATCACCGGGCTGGGCGCGACCGTGGTCGTGCAGGGCGATGCCGCCGACCATGTCCGCACCAGCGACGCCAGCCTGCTCGCCCCGTTCGATGCCAGGGGAACGCCGCTCGCCGACCGCCAGCTCGACGGCGAGGAATATCGCTGGCAGCCCGATCTGGCGCCTGCCGGTCCGCTGACCATCATCGTCTCGAAAAGCGACCAGCGTATCGTCGTGCTTCGCGGCGGAATCGAGATCGGCCGCGCCGCGGCGCATATCGACGACGACGATCCCGGCAGCCACGTCATCACGCTGGCCGCGGCACCCGACGGATCGCCGCGCTGGATCTATGTCGGCCTGCCCGGGCACGAGGAGGAAGCCGGCCGCGCGATCGACGAGTCGGTGCTCAACAAGGTGCGGATGCCCCGCGCCTTCTACCGGTCGGTGCGCGGCGCGCTGGCCCGCGGCACGACGATCCTCGTCACCCAATCACGCGTCGGGGCGAGCCCGGGCCGGAAGATCACGATCATGGATGCCGTCAATCCAACGCCCTGA
- a CDS encoding SspB family protein has protein sequence MTVQVPDSLIPYDEIVQEALRAVVGRVLGTVAATQALPGAHHFYITFKTHAPGVDIPQRLIERFPDEMTIVLQHRFWDLKVDDSKFSVGLSFNQVPAMLNIPFSAITGFHDPAVNFELRFQAQDVPEGPEPHEEAENDGPTITPADDGSNVVSVDFKRKK, from the coding sequence ATGACTGTGCAAGTGCCCGACAGCCTGATTCCCTATGACGAAATCGTCCAAGAGGCGCTGCGCGCCGTGGTAGGACGCGTCCTGGGAACGGTCGCCGCGACCCAGGCTCTGCCGGGTGCGCACCATTTCTACATCACCTTCAAGACGCATGCGCCGGGGGTGGACATCCCCCAGCGGCTGATCGAGCGCTTTCCCGACGAGATGACGATCGTCCTCCAGCACCGGTTCTGGGATCTCAAGGTCGACGACAGCAAATTCTCGGTGGGGCTGAGCTTCAACCAGGTGCCGGCGATGCTCAACATCCCATTCTCGGCGATCACCGGCTTCCACGATCCCGCGGTAAACTTCGAGTTGCGCTTTCAGGCACAGGACGTGCCCGAAGGCCCGGAGCCGCACGAAGAGGCCGAGAATGACGGCCCGACGATCACCCCGGCGGACGACGGCTCGAATGTCGTCTCGGTGGATTTCAAGCGGAAGAAGTAA
- the fumC gene encoding class II fumarate hydratase, producing the protein MTTRTETDSIGAIEVPADSYWGAQTQRSIENFPFGAMERMPLGIVHAQAIVKQAAARVNRKHGLDATVVDAIEAAAQEIVAGKLDDQFPLVIWQTGSGTQTNMNVNEVIAGRANEVLTGNKGGKSPVHPNDHVNMSQSSNDSFPTALHVATAIATRDVLIPALDQLTASLTAKAEAWDHIVKIGRTHTQDATPLTLGQEFSGYAAQLVSCKARIEGALNGNIRKLAIGGTAVGTGLNAPAGWAEDMTAAISDIAGTAFESAPNKFEQLAAKDGLVFFSGALNTLAVALNKIANDIRFLGSGPRSGLGELSLPANEPGSSIMPGKVNPTQCESLTMVAAQVIGNNQAVTVGGMQGHFELNVFMPLIGANVLRSIHLLAVGMTSFAERCVDGTEANEKQIADLVGRSLMLVTALAPVIGYDNSAKIAKYAHEKGLTLKQAGLELGLVDEATFDQYVKPETMIGR; encoded by the coding sequence GTGACCACTCGCACCGAAACCGATTCGATCGGCGCCATCGAAGTTCCCGCGGACAGCTATTGGGGCGCGCAGACCCAGCGTTCGATCGAGAATTTCCCGTTCGGCGCGATGGAGCGGATGCCGCTTGGCATCGTCCATGCCCAGGCAATCGTGAAGCAGGCCGCGGCGCGGGTGAACCGCAAGCACGGGCTCGACGCCACGGTGGTCGATGCGATCGAGGCCGCGGCGCAGGAGATCGTCGCGGGCAAGCTCGACGACCAGTTCCCGCTGGTGATCTGGCAGACCGGCAGCGGCACCCAGACCAACATGAACGTCAACGAAGTGATCGCCGGGCGCGCCAACGAAGTGCTGACCGGCAACAAGGGCGGCAAATCGCCGGTGCACCCCAACGATCACGTCAATATGAGCCAGTCGTCGAACGACAGCTTCCCGACCGCGCTGCACGTTGCCACTGCGATCGCCACCCGCGACGTGCTGATCCCGGCGCTCGATCAGCTCACCGCCTCGCTCACTGCCAAGGCCGAGGCCTGGGATCATATCGTCAAGATCGGCCGCACCCACACCCAGGATGCGACGCCGCTGACGCTGGGCCAGGAATTTTCGGGCTATGCCGCACAGCTGGTGAGCTGCAAGGCGCGGATCGAAGGCGCGCTCAACGGCAATATCCGCAAGCTGGCGATCGGCGGCACTGCGGTCGGCACCGGGCTCAACGCGCCGGCGGGCTGGGCCGAGGACATGACCGCGGCGATCAGCGACATCGCCGGAACGGCGTTCGAGAGCGCGCCGAACAAGTTCGAGCAGCTCGCGGCCAAGGATGGTCTCGTGTTCTTCTCGGGCGCGCTCAACACGCTGGCGGTGGCGCTCAACAAGATCGCCAACGACATCCGCTTCCTTGGCTCGGGACCGCGCTCGGGGCTGGGCGAGCTGTCGCTGCCGGCCAACGAGCCTGGCAGCTCGATCATGCCGGGCAAGGTCAACCCGACCCAGTGCGAATCGCTGACGATGGTCGCGGCGCAGGTGATCGGCAACAACCAGGCGGTGACGGTCGGCGGCATGCAGGGGCATTTCGAGCTCAACGTGTTCATGCCGCTGATCGGCGCCAATGTGCTGCGCTCGATCCACTTGCTTGCAGTGGGAATGACCAGCTTCGCAGAGCGCTGCGTCGACGGCACCGAGGCGAACGAGAAGCAGATCGCCGACCTGGTCGGCCGCTCGCTGATGCTGGTGACCGCGCTGGCGCCGGTGATCGGCTATGACAATTCGGCCAAGATCGCCAAATACGCGCACGAAAAGGGGCTGACGCTCAAGCAAGCCGGACTCGAGCTCGGGCTGGTCGATGAGGCGACGTTCGACCAATATGTGAAGCCTGAGACGATGATCGGGCGGTAA
- the hisF gene encoding imidazole glycerol phosphate synthase subunit HisF yields MTVRARVIPCLDVAGGRVVKGVNFIDLIDAGDPVEQARAYDAAGADELCFLDIGASHEGRGTMVDVVRRTAEVCFMPLTVGGGVRSVEDARALLLAGADKVAVNSAAVSRPEVVAEIADRMGSQCVVASVDARRVGERWEVFTHGGRRETGIDAVEHALKLAELGAGELLVTSMDRDGTRDGYDLELIRAIADQVTVPVVASGGVGNLSHLVAGIRDGNASAVLAASIFHFGEATIAEAHAALAAAGIPVRS; encoded by the coding sequence TTGACCGTCCGTGCCCGCGTCATCCCCTGCCTCGACGTGGCCGGAGGCCGCGTCGTCAAGGGCGTCAACTTCATCGACCTGATCGACGCCGGCGATCCGGTCGAGCAGGCACGCGCCTATGACGCCGCCGGCGCCGACGAGCTCTGCTTCCTCGATATCGGCGCCAGCCATGAGGGCCGGGGAACGATGGTCGACGTCGTCCGCCGCACGGCAGAGGTCTGCTTCATGCCGCTCACCGTCGGCGGCGGGGTGCGCAGCGTCGAGGACGCCCGCGCGCTGCTGCTCGCCGGCGCCGACAAGGTCGCGGTCAATTCCGCCGCGGTATCCCGCCCCGAAGTCGTCGCGGAGATCGCCGACCGGATGGGCAGCCAGTGCGTCGTCGCCTCGGTCGATGCACGCCGCGTCGGCGAACGCTGGGAAGTGTTCACCCATGGCGGCCGACGTGAGACCGGGATCGACGCCGTCGAACATGCGCTCAAGCTCGCCGAGCTCGGCGCCGGCGAACTGCTCGTCACATCGATGGACCGCGACGGGACGCGCGACGGCTATGACCTCGAACTGATCCGCGCGATCGCCGACCAGGTGACCGTGCCGGTGGTGGCATCGGGCGGCGTCGGCAACCTCAGCCACCTCGTCGCGGGCATCCGCGACGGCAATGCTTCCGCAGTGCTCGCCGCATCGATCTTCCACTTTGGCGAGGCGACCATCGCCGAAGCGCATGCGGCGCTGGCGGCGGCAGGGATTCCGGTTCGGAGTTGA
- the hisB gene encoding imidazoleglycerol-phosphate dehydratase HisB translates to MRTATISRKTSETSVEVTVNLDGTGAYAVSTGIGFFDHMLEQLSRHSLIDMDVKTVGDLHIDQHHTVEDTGLAIGEAVAKALGDKKGIRRYADALSPMDETLARVAIDISGRPFLVWKTEFSQKRLGEMDTEMFEHWFHSFAQTAGVTLHVETLYGSNNHHIAEAMFKGLARALREAIEIDPRKADAIPSTKGVL, encoded by the coding sequence ATGCGCACCGCCACGATCAGCCGTAAGACGAGCGAAACCTCGGTAGAGGTCACCGTGAACCTCGACGGCACCGGCGCCTATGCGGTTTCGACCGGCATCGGCTTTTTCGATCACATGCTCGAGCAGCTCAGCCGCCATTCGCTGATCGACATGGACGTCAAGACAGTAGGCGACCTCCATATCGACCAGCATCATACGGTCGAGGACACCGGCCTCGCGATCGGCGAGGCGGTTGCCAAGGCGCTGGGCGACAAGAAGGGCATCCGCCGCTACGCCGACGCGCTATCGCCGATGGACGAGACGCTGGCGCGGGTGGCGATCGACATCTCCGGCCGGCCCTTCCTCGTCTGGAAGACCGAGTTCAGCCAGAAGCGCCTCGGAGAGATGGATACCGAGATGTTCGAACACTGGTTCCACAGCTTCGCCCAAACCGCGGGCGTGACGCTCCATGTCGAGACGCTCTACGGCAGCAACAACCACCATATCGCCGAGGCCATGTTCAAGGGTCTCGCCCGGGCGCTGCGCGAGGCGATCGAAATCGATCCGCGCAAGGCCGACGCAATCCCCAGCACCAAGGGCGTACTCTGA
- the hisA gene encoding 1-(5-phosphoribosyl)-5-[(5-phosphoribosylamino)methylideneamino]imidazole-4-carboxamide isomerase, whose translation MASLIVFPAIDLKGGQVVRLAEGDMDRATIYGDDPAAQAERFANAGAEWLHVVDLDGAFAGESVNGGAVASILGRFGGKVQLGGGIRNRDSIARWLDLGVERVVIGTAALENPDLVREAARENPGRIVVAVDARDGMVATHGWADVSDVSVADLARRFEDAGVAALLFTDVGRDGLLKGCNVEATVALARAVSIPVIASGGVTDIGDIHALKGHVGDGIEGVITGRALYDGRLDLAEAIGVAKG comes from the coding sequence ATGGCGTCCTTGATCGTCTTCCCCGCCATCGATCTCAAAGGCGGGCAGGTCGTCCGCCTCGCCGAGGGCGATATGGACCGCGCCACTATCTATGGCGACGATCCCGCCGCGCAGGCGGAGCGCTTTGCCAATGCCGGCGCCGAATGGCTCCACGTCGTCGATCTGGACGGCGCCTTTGCAGGCGAATCGGTCAATGGAGGCGCAGTGGCGTCGATCCTCGGGCGCTTCGGCGGCAAGGTCCAATTGGGCGGCGGCATCCGCAATCGCGATTCGATCGCGCGCTGGCTCGATCTCGGCGTCGAACGCGTAGTGATCGGCACCGCAGCGCTGGAGAATCCGGATCTGGTCCGCGAAGCCGCACGCGAGAATCCCGGGCGGATCGTCGTCGCGGTGGACGCACGCGACGGCATGGTCGCGACGCATGGCTGGGCCGATGTCTCCGACGTGTCGGTGGCCGACCTCGCCCGCCGCTTCGAGGATGCCGGCGTGGCGGCGTTGTTGTTCACCGACGTCGGCCGCGACGGGCTGCTCAAGGGGTGCAATGTCGAGGCGACGGTTGCACTGGCGCGCGCAGTTTCGATCCCGGTAATCGCCAGCGGCGGAGTAACCGATATCGGCGACATCCATGCGCTCAAGGGGCACGTCGGCGACGGGATCGAAGGCGTCATCACCGGGCGGGCGCTGTACGACGGCCGACTCGATCTCGCCGAAGCGATCGGAGTGGCAAAGGGATGA
- a CDS encoding DNA/RNA non-specific endonuclease: MGEESTDGGRGGFGGGGATGSWGDPPGRPAPQRQKPRSARGLSEGGGESGGGGASGRWNDSPKPQAKHPETAQVATVGSRPTDQWRPVSSNGYLYEIDEQNRTRRVSGEITLNSEQGRSRSAQLAAGGPDRRASDHGGHYIARRFDGPTEAFNHFAQDGNFNQSDYAKLEEEWARAKHDGKNVRVKIVPVYEGSSQRPSVLNVWFWIDGVRKSKKFPNEPQGGKSEKE; encoded by the coding sequence ATCGGAGAGGAATCCACGGATGGCGGCAGAGGGGGTTTCGGTGGCGGCGGTGCGACCGGAAGCTGGGGAGATCCGCCCGGGCGCCCCGCGCCGCAAAGGCAGAAACCCCGATCAGCGCGCGGTCTCTCGGAAGGTGGCGGCGAATCCGGCGGAGGAGGCGCGAGTGGGCGCTGGAATGACTCGCCCAAGCCGCAAGCAAAACACCCTGAAACGGCCCAGGTTGCGACGGTCGGTTCGCGCCCGACGGATCAGTGGCGACCGGTATCGAGCAACGGGTATCTCTATGAAATTGACGAGCAGAACCGCACGCGCCGAGTGTCGGGGGAGATCACCTTGAATTCCGAGCAGGGCCGTTCACGATCTGCACAACTTGCCGCAGGCGGTCCGGACAGGCGCGCGAGCGATCACGGCGGACATTATATAGCGCGCCGGTTCGACGGGCCGACCGAGGCTTTCAATCATTTCGCCCAGGACGGAAATTTCAACCAGAGCGACTACGCCAAACTGGAGGAAGAATGGGCGAGGGCCAAGCACGACGGCAAAAATGTGCGGGTCAAGATTGTCCCGGTTTACGAAGGTTCGTCCCAGCGACCATCAGTTCTCAATGTCTGGTTCTGGATAGATGGCGTTAGGAAGAGCAAGAAGTTCCCAAACGAACCTCAGGGAGGAAAGAGTGAAAAAGAATAG
- a CDS encoding TorF family putative porin, with the protein MRTLVFTTILIGGITSLPAQAQRLTGGIEAATDESRRGLSWSEGRIATSADLLVPFGPLEASARVATVRDSVRHDGAEVVADLELGAVTDLGPFRVRGHVTGHVFAGARSRMDYIELGGSGSYSLGPVQLNAGAVYAPDQSAIGGSNLYLYAGANAGVPMTPLSASAAIGRSSGDTDDPIRAARLRPTGTYNDWRIGLEYNSFPITFGLDYVGTDIENRPGLSPFADARHSGDRLIGRARISF; encoded by the coding sequence ATGCGTACCCTAGTGTTCACTACGATCCTGATTGGCGGCATCACCTCGCTTCCGGCACAGGCACAGCGCCTGACCGGCGGGATCGAGGCGGCGACCGACGAAAGCCGCCGCGGCCTGAGCTGGAGCGAGGGACGGATCGCGACTTCGGCAGACCTGCTCGTGCCGTTCGGCCCGCTGGAGGCATCGGCGCGCGTTGCCACCGTGCGCGATTCGGTGCGTCACGACGGCGCCGAGGTGGTCGCCGATCTGGAGCTTGGCGCCGTGACCGACCTGGGGCCGTTCCGCGTGCGCGGACACGTCACCGGGCATGTCTTCGCCGGCGCGCGCAGCAGAATGGACTATATCGAGCTGGGCGGCAGCGGCAGCTACAGCCTCGGCCCGGTCCAGCTGAACGCGGGCGCTGTCTATGCGCCCGACCAGTCGGCGATCGGCGGGAGCAACCTTTACCTCTACGCCGGCGCCAATGCCGGGGTGCCGATGACCCCGCTCAGCGCTTCCGCGGCGATCGGGCGAAGCTCGGGCGACACCGACGATCCCATCCGTGCCGCGCGGTTGCGGCCGACCGGGACCTACAACGACTGGCGGATCGGACTGGAATATAACAGCTTCCCGATCACCTTTGGGCTCGATTATGTCGGCACCGATATCGAGAACCGCCCGGGCCTGTCGCCCTTCGCCGATGCGCGCCACAGCGGCGACCGCCTGATCGGCCGGGCGCGGATTTCGTTCTAG
- a CDS encoding amino acid permease gives MIFGRVKSLDAILLTAERKSLTRTLGAFQLTMLGVGAIIGTGIFVLTAEAAQKAGPGMMLSFIIAGFVCAVAALCYSEMASMVPVSGSAYTYSYAVMGELLAWMVGWALVLEYAVAAGAVSVGWSGYFVGLLREYLGVALPDTIVNADALIAHIQVLFGAAPSEAIQTAIATGGYVNLPAMLIALLVTWLLVVGTKESAFVNAILVMVKIAALTVFVILALPVMNSENFQPFAPLGFGGISAAAASIFFAYVGFDAVSTAAEETKNPQRNMPIGLIGSLALCTIFYILVAAGVIGSVGAQPLVDAAGKGIAPGSTELAAACANIAGEAVVCSKEALAWTLRSIGWQQIGNLIGLAAGIALPSVILMMMFGQTRIFFVMSRDGLLPEKLSKVHPKYGTPHVVTIITGVFVAMFAALFPVGALADISNSGTLFAFAMVAIAVLVLRKTDPNRIRPFRTPAIVVVAPLAVAGCLYLFFSLSWYTLGLFVAWAALGLVVYFAYSRNHSHVGKGLVEVHEPEAYEDLQPPVPGTH, from the coding sequence ATGATATTCGGGCGCGTAAAGTCTCTCGACGCGATTCTGCTAACCGCAGAGCGAAAATCGCTCACGCGAACGCTCGGCGCGTTCCAGCTGACCATGCTGGGCGTCGGCGCGATCATCGGCACCGGCATCTTCGTGCTGACCGCCGAAGCCGCACAGAAGGCCGGGCCGGGCATGATGCTCAGCTTCATCATCGCAGGCTTCGTCTGCGCGGTCGCCGCGCTCTGCTACTCCGAAATGGCGTCGATGGTGCCGGTCTCCGGCTCAGCCTATACCTATAGCTATGCCGTGATGGGCGAGCTGCTTGCCTGGATGGTCGGCTGGGCGCTGGTCCTCGAATATGCCGTCGCGGCTGGCGCCGTCTCGGTCGGCTGGTCGGGCTATTTCGTCGGGTTGCTGCGCGAATATCTGGGCGTCGCCCTGCCCGACACGATCGTCAACGCCGACGCGCTGATCGCCCATATCCAGGTCCTGTTCGGCGCGGCGCCGAGCGAGGCCATCCAGACCGCGATCGCCACCGGCGGCTATGTGAACCTGCCCGCGATGCTGATCGCGCTGCTCGTCACCTGGCTGCTCGTCGTCGGCACCAAGGAGAGCGCCTTCGTCAACGCCATCCTGGTGATGGTAAAGATCGCTGCGCTCACCGTCTTCGTCATCCTGGCGCTGCCGGTGATGAACTCGGAGAATTTCCAGCCCTTCGCGCCACTCGGCTTCGGCGGCATCTCGGCCGCCGCGGCATCGATCTTCTTCGCCTATGTCGGCTTCGACGCGGTCTCGACCGCTGCCGAGGAAACCAAGAATCCGCAGCGCAACATGCCGATCGGCCTGATCGGCTCGCTCGCGCTCTGCACCATCTTCTACATCCTCGTCGCTGCCGGCGTGATCGGCTCGGTCGGTGCGCAGCCGCTGGTCGATGCGGCCGGCAAGGGCATCGCGCCGGGTTCGACCGAACTGGCCGCGGCCTGCGCCAATATCGCGGGCGAAGCGGTGGTCTGCTCGAAGGAAGCGCTGGCCTGGACGCTGCGCTCGATCGGCTGGCAGCAGATCGGCAACCTCATCGGCCTCGCCGCCGGCATCGCCCTCCCCTCGGTCATCCTGATGATGATGTTCGGCCAGACCCGCATCTTCTTCGTGATGAGCCGCGACGGCCTGCTGCCCGAGAAGCTCAGCAAGGTGCATCCGAAATACGGCACGCCGCACGTCGTGACGATCATCACCGGCGTGTTCGTGGCGATGTTCGCGGCGCTGTTCCCGGTAGGCGCGCTGGCCGACATCTCCAACTCGGGCACGCTGTTCGCGTTCGCGATGGTGGCGATCGCCGTGCTGGTGCTGCGCAAGACCGATCCGAACCGCATCCGTCCGTTCCGCACGCCCGCGATCGTGGTCGTCGCGCCGCTCGCAGTGGCCGGCTGCCTGTACCTGTTCTTCAGCCTCTCCTGGTACACGCTCGGCCTGTTCGTCGCCTGGGCGGCGCTGGGGCTGGTCGTCTACTTCGCCTACAGCCGCAACCACAGCCATGTCGGCAAGGGGCTGGTCGAGGTCCACGAGCCCGAGGCGTATGAGGATCTCCAGCCGCCAGTGCCCGGCACGCACTGA